From Paenibacillus graminis, a single genomic window includes:
- a CDS encoding FixH family protein, translated as MLNSRKLNVLLSLIIAATVSGCSGGKGDNNHMHAESNMSMEPIKVELSWSPLQVAAGQKVVFEALVTQDGQPVDDAKEVLFEVVNKNDKGQKLEFAGESSGDGIYKAEGTMEADGEFTVTSHVTARTQHSMPSKKLVVQP; from the coding sequence ATGTTGAACTCAAGGAAACTGAATGTGTTGTTATCGTTAATCATAGCGGCAACTGTTTCTGGCTGTTCTGGTGGCAAAGGGGATAACAATCATATGCATGCTGAGTCAAATATGTCCATGGAGCCTATAAAAGTAGAACTGTCCTGGAGCCCGCTGCAGGTTGCTGCAGGCCAGAAGGTGGTCTTTGAGGCGTTGGTTACACAAGACGGCCAACCGGTAGATGATGCGAAAGAAGTCCTTTTTGAAGTCGTCAACAAGAATGATAAGGGCCAGAAACTTGAGTTCGCCGGGGAGTCATCAGGGGATGGTATATATAAAGCTGAAGGAACCATGGAAGCCGATGGAGAGTTCACTGTAACTTCCCACGTAACAGCACGGACTCAGCATTCCATGCCCAGCAAAAAGCTAGTGGTTCAGCCCTAA
- a CDS encoding HAD family hydrolase: MPISAVLFDLDDTLLWDERSVEEAFRYASEAAGDSVDPKELEAAVRREARNLYESYETFPFTKLIGINPFEALWGNFTAGEQLEFRQMEQLAPVYRKESWRRGLAALGVEDEALAETLAAKFAAERRSRPYIYEETLQVLDELKGKVKLLLLTNGCPALQQEKLDGVPELVPYFDHVVISGSFGKGKPDKGIFTHAMNLLDITPGEGIMVGDKLTTDILGGLRAGLTTVWINRTGKASDPEITPDYQIGHLSELLPLVKTL; the protein is encoded by the coding sequence ATGCCGATTTCCGCCGTACTCTTTGACCTTGATGACACATTGCTCTGGGATGAACGGAGCGTAGAAGAAGCGTTCCGCTATGCCAGTGAAGCAGCAGGAGACTCCGTCGATCCCAAGGAGCTGGAAGCAGCGGTCCGCAGGGAAGCAAGGAACTTGTATGAATCGTATGAGACATTTCCGTTCACCAAGCTGATTGGAATCAACCCGTTTGAAGCGCTGTGGGGAAATTTCACGGCCGGTGAACAGCTTGAATTCCGCCAAATGGAGCAGCTGGCTCCTGTCTACCGCAAGGAATCCTGGCGCCGCGGACTGGCTGCGCTGGGTGTGGAGGATGAAGCTCTTGCCGAAACACTGGCGGCCAAGTTTGCCGCAGAACGCCGCAGCCGTCCATATATATATGAAGAAACACTGCAAGTACTGGATGAGCTGAAGGGAAAAGTCAAGCTGCTGCTCCTGACGAACGGTTGTCCTGCGCTGCAGCAGGAGAAGCTTGACGGAGTGCCGGAACTGGTTCCTTACTTTGACCATGTTGTGATTTCGGGGAGCTTTGGCAAAGGCAAACCGGACAAGGGAATCTTCACACATGCCATGAATCTGCTGGACATTACGCCCGGGGAAGGAATTATGGTGGGTGACAAACTGACAACCGATATCCTTGGCGGACTAAGAGCAGGCTTGACTACAGTATGGATTAACCGCACCGGCAAAGCATCCGACCCGGAGATTACGCCGGATTATCAGATTGGACATCTCAGCGAGCTTCTGCCGCTTGTGAAAACTTTATAG
- a CDS encoding DUF896 domain-containing protein, which translates to MNIDELVARINELARKQKSDGLSEEELAERAKLREIYLGNIRSNFRAQLNNIEIVDK; encoded by the coding sequence TTGAATATTGATGAATTGGTCGCCCGCATCAACGAATTGGCGCGCAAACAGAAGAGTGACGGCCTGAGTGAAGAGGAGCTTGCGGAAAGAGCCAAGCTTCGCGAGATCTACCTGGGCAATATCCGCAGCAACTTCCGTGCTCAGCTCAACAACATTGAGATTGTGGATAAATAA
- a CDS encoding LysM peptidoglycan-binding domain-containing protein produces MLKYSTYRSIYDEVHEDHTASMDRLNIKNLLLSFISPYRTLIRKDNIVKLAMIFLLVISGFTVVGNVFAGSVSSAKQEKRVVVERGDTLWSIALKNKPADMKTAVYIEGIKRTSGLENSNIQAGDVLTLPVYSY; encoded by the coding sequence ATGTTAAAGTACAGCACATACCGTAGTATTTACGATGAGGTTCATGAGGACCATACAGCTTCAATGGACAGACTAAATATTAAGAATCTGCTCTTATCTTTTATATCACCCTATCGAACATTAATCCGGAAAGACAATATTGTAAAGCTGGCTATGATTTTTCTGCTGGTGATCTCAGGGTTTACGGTAGTGGGTAATGTGTTTGCAGGATCCGTCTCTTCGGCCAAGCAGGAAAAGAGGGTCGTTGTTGAACGCGGGGATACTCTATGGAGCATTGCACTGAAGAACAAACCGGCTGATATGAAAACGGCTGTATATATAGAAGGAATCAAACGGACAAGCGGTCTAGAGAACAGTAATATTCAAGCCGGAGATGTGCTGACTTTGCCTGTATATTCATACTGA
- the lexA gene encoding transcriptional repressor LexA, with protein MSKISSRQLAILEFIRNEVRSKGYPPSVREIGEAVGLASSSTVHGHLDRLEKKGLIRRDPTKPRAIELLGQEDSENVHQFVQTVTRIPVVGKVTAGVPITATENIEDYFPLPTHYVGDNKVFMLSVLGDSMVDAGIMNGDYVIVRQQQTADNGDIVVAMTEEDEATVKTFYKERDHIRLQPENPAYEPLRLNRVTILGRVIGLFRDIH; from the coding sequence ATGTCAAAGATTTCGAGTCGTCAGCTGGCGATCCTGGAATTTATTCGTAACGAAGTCCGCAGCAAGGGTTATCCGCCTTCTGTCCGGGAAATCGGCGAAGCTGTAGGACTGGCTTCCAGCTCCACGGTACATGGCCATCTGGACCGGCTGGAGAAGAAAGGGCTTATCCGCCGCGATCCAACGAAACCGCGTGCAATAGAATTGCTGGGTCAAGAGGATTCCGAGAATGTTCATCAGTTCGTTCAGACGGTAACACGCATTCCTGTCGTTGGAAAGGTTACTGCCGGGGTGCCAATCACAGCAACAGAGAATATTGAGGATTACTTTCCGTTGCCTACTCATTATGTAGGAGATAACAAAGTGTTCATGCTGTCCGTCCTTGGTGATAGTATGGTGGACGCAGGCATTATGAACGGTGACTACGTCATCGTCCGCCAGCAGCAGACTGCGGATAACGGCGATATCGTGGTGGCCATGACTGAAGAAGATGAAGCAACCGTTAAGACCTTCTACAAAGAGCGTGACCACATCCGCCTGCAGCCGGAGAATCCGGCTTATGAGCCTCTACGTCTGAATCGTGTCACGATTCTGGGCAGAGTTATTGGTCTATTCCGCGATATTCATTAG
- a CDS encoding L,D-transpeptidase has product MPNYRIIIDLSQRMLYLLDNNTVIRGFPVGIGKMLTVSPVGEYTIINKQRNPGGPFGAFWMGLSKPHYGIHGTNDPSSIGKMVSHGCIRMYNEDVLWLAATVPVGTRVTIRQ; this is encoded by the coding sequence ATGCCCAACTATCGAATCATTATCGATCTGTCACAGCGGATGCTGTATCTGCTGGACAATAACACTGTTATTAGAGGGTTCCCTGTAGGGATTGGCAAAATGTTAACGGTCTCTCCGGTTGGAGAATATACCATTATCAACAAACAGCGTAACCCCGGAGGCCCGTTCGGGGCCTTTTGGATGGGCCTGTCCAAACCCCATTATGGGATTCACGGAACCAATGACCCTTCCTCTATCGGCAAAATGGTCTCCCACGGCTGTATTCGGATGTACAATGAGGATGTATTGTGGCTCGCAGCCACCGTCCCCGTTGGAACCCGGGTAACCATTCGGCAATAA
- a CDS encoding helix-turn-helix domain-containing protein, with amino-acid sequence MLRLKLDKLLYEKRLNANQLSKTTGIRYPTISDMADNKSKAWSPENLNKIMIALELKDISELIEYVEEPPQE; translated from the coding sequence ATGTTAAGACTCAAACTGGACAAGCTACTTTATGAAAAAAGGCTAAATGCAAACCAACTATCTAAAACGACAGGAATACGGTACCCCACTATCTCAGATATGGCCGATAATAAATCCAAAGCTTGGTCCCCGGAAAATCTCAACAAGATTATGATTGCATTGGAACTGAAAGACATTTCTGAATTAATTGAGTATGTAGAAGAGCCGCCACAGGAATAA
- a CDS encoding DUF7667 family protein — MLPAHVRLAEFYYLHKAGKLTMEHGPELLQCLHVNARYCWDSLKLRQLSNMAVATQDMEWLTKLHIQEEALRLTGRAPTI, encoded by the coding sequence ATGCTGCCGGCACATGTAAGACTCGCTGAGTTTTACTACCTGCATAAAGCCGGCAAGCTCACAATGGAGCATGGCCCCGAGCTGCTACAGTGCCTCCACGTTAACGCCCGCTACTGCTGGGACAGCCTAAAGCTGCGGCAGCTCTCCAATATGGCCGTAGCCACGCAAGATATGGAATGGTTGACTAAACTTCACATCCAGGAGGAAGCCCTGCGGCTGACCGGGAGGGCTCCCACCATATGA
- a CDS encoding YolD-like family protein produces the protein MERKKLEGNGLWESSRMMLPEHKQRIIEEEWEQLRRQKPVLDPQAVEEIERALAQLMEDHSPVTLTLFDPFEDNLARGIVMQLDRQRGIKLRWSEDDWDWIREGRGYFGFYII, from the coding sequence GTGGAACGTAAAAAGCTTGAAGGCAACGGTCTCTGGGAGAGCAGCCGCATGATGCTGCCGGAGCATAAACAGCGCATCATCGAAGAGGAGTGGGAGCAACTGCGGCGGCAGAAGCCGGTCCTGGATCCTCAGGCAGTGGAGGAAATTGAACGCGCCCTGGCTCAGTTGATGGAGGATCACAGCCCTGTTACATTGACCCTGTTTGATCCGTTCGAGGATAACCTCGCCCGAGGCATTGTCATGCAGCTGGATCGGCAGCGCGGCATCAAGCTGCGTTGGTCGGAAGATGACTGGGATTGGATCCGCGAAGGAAGAGGTTATTTCGGTTTCTACATAATATAA
- a CDS encoding M15 family metallopeptidase, whose product MITQGLRTIAKQDALYAQGRTKPGPIVTNARGGHSYHNYGLAIDFALLQPDGRNVSWDMNRDGNGDRVADWKGVVQQAKALGFEWGGDWTSIKDYPHFQMTFGLVLSALRSGAKPTAAQVKAAYAVIDKLQGEAEEDMSKIEVLETQIKELAEVVAGLTNSKDALKGQVLQQAGEIKELGRAILELTDTTPPKWSLEAIQALHDTPSVFNGNPVIDTPDKATKTEARIFTVLYRLDLARLKGD is encoded by the coding sequence TTGATTACTCAAGGGCTGCGCACCATCGCGAAGCAAGACGCATTGTACGCGCAGGGCCGCACGAAGCCGGGGCCAATTGTCACAAATGCCCGGGGTGGTCATAGCTATCACAATTACGGTCTGGCTATAGATTTTGCGCTGCTGCAGCCGGATGGTCGTAACGTCTCCTGGGATATGAATCGGGACGGTAACGGCGATAGGGTAGCTGATTGGAAAGGGGTTGTCCAGCAAGCTAAGGCGCTGGGTTTCGAGTGGGGCGGAGACTGGACCAGTATAAAGGATTATCCGCATTTTCAAATGACCTTTGGACTGGTACTGTCCGCGTTGCGATCTGGAGCAAAACCAACAGCAGCACAGGTAAAAGCGGCGTATGCCGTCATTGATAAATTACAAGGAGAGGCGGAAGAAGACATGAGTAAAATTGAAGTACTGGAAACGCAGATCAAGGAGCTGGCGGAAGTTGTGGCGGGTCTGACCAATAGTAAGGATGCTCTAAAGGGTCAGGTTCTGCAGCAGGCTGGGGAGATTAAGGAATTGGGTAGAGCAATCCTGGAGCTGACAGATACCACCCCGCCAAAGTGGTCCTTGGAGGCCATTCAGGCGCTACATGATACGCCTTCTGTTTTTAACGGTAATCCGGTCATTGATACACCGGACAAGGCAACAAAAACAGAGGCGCGGATTTTTACAGTATTGTACCGGTTGGACTTGGCCCGCCTGAAAGGAGATTAA
- a CDS encoding ImmA/IrrE family metallo-endopeptidase — MEINRLIRRLLRKHKTNCPYRLAAALNIEVWFEDLGEGTRGMFRRTLRRKYIVIHSGLSEAWKRVICAHELAHPLLHPGISRFWIDEHTFFCVGRYEREANYFAVRLLTSGDTVEDGDTVYNLFHRNGIPDEMIQFYI; from the coding sequence ATGGAGATAAATCGACTTATTCGAAGATTGCTTCGAAAGCATAAAACGAACTGTCCTTATCGCCTGGCCGCGGCTCTAAATATAGAAGTTTGGTTTGAGGATCTGGGTGAAGGCACACGCGGCATGTTCAGACGAACATTACGGCGCAAGTACATTGTTATCCACTCGGGGCTGTCGGAAGCTTGGAAACGGGTCATTTGTGCCCACGAACTTGCGCACCCCCTTCTCCATCCCGGGATCAGCCGTTTTTGGATAGACGAGCATACTTTTTTCTGTGTGGGACGCTATGAACGTGAGGCGAATTACTTTGCCGTTCGATTATTGACTTCTGGAGATACTGTAGAAGACGGGGATACGGTCTATAACCTATTTCACCGTAACGGAATCCCTGATGAAATGATTCAATTTTACATATAA
- a CDS encoding site-specific integrase: MASFKKQSTGWEYRIRYKDPITQKFKEKSQRGFETKKEAQVAAADAESKIAEGYEQTDIPLIVYLEEYVQEYKVGTVRKNTLIQHQNNIKNHIKPYFQSIMLREVKPIGYQKFLNHLAEKYSKSTVEIIHNTMNSALEKAVTLGKLEKNPCRGVTIKGSVKAKGLKFIESEHIPAFLRAAHQYGYIYWMFYRILIETGMRKGEAAALTWDDVDLKAGTITINKTLDFSAEDESELFGDTKTFNSERTIKISQSIIQDLKQHIKYQNQNKLAWKGSYKHKLNLVLCRDDGNFMPKSSLFNSFSRILKRAGLPSMPIHSLRHTHAVLLLEAGNDMKYVQERLGHGSMRITADVYSHVSKKIEESSMEKYEAHMKSILE; the protein is encoded by the coding sequence ATGGCAAGCTTTAAGAAGCAATCTACAGGATGGGAGTATCGAATACGTTACAAAGACCCTATCACTCAGAAATTTAAGGAGAAGTCGCAGCGAGGTTTTGAGACAAAGAAGGAAGCACAGGTCGCAGCAGCAGACGCAGAAAGTAAAATAGCAGAAGGCTACGAGCAAACAGACATCCCTCTAATCGTCTATCTTGAAGAGTATGTACAAGAGTATAAGGTCGGCACAGTCCGAAAAAACACATTAATCCAGCATCAGAATAACATTAAGAATCACATTAAACCGTATTTTCAATCAATTATGCTTAGAGAAGTAAAACCGATTGGATATCAAAAATTTTTAAATCATCTTGCAGAGAAATACAGCAAAAGTACCGTTGAAATTATCCATAATACCATGAACAGTGCATTGGAGAAGGCCGTGACTCTTGGGAAACTGGAAAAGAACCCGTGTAGAGGAGTTACAATTAAAGGGAGCGTCAAAGCGAAGGGTTTAAAATTCATCGAATCTGAGCATATACCCGCTTTTCTCCGGGCCGCTCACCAGTATGGTTACATCTATTGGATGTTTTATCGAATTTTGATTGAAACTGGCATGCGGAAAGGTGAAGCCGCCGCCTTGACATGGGATGACGTTGACTTGAAAGCCGGCACTATAACTATAAATAAGACATTGGATTTCAGCGCTGAAGACGAATCAGAACTTTTCGGGGATACCAAGACATTTAACTCGGAACGAACGATAAAGATTAGTCAGTCAATCATTCAGGATTTGAAACAGCACATAAAATATCAGAACCAAAATAAACTGGCCTGGAAAGGCTCTTACAAGCACAAGCTTAATCTGGTACTCTGCCGAGACGATGGTAATTTTATGCCGAAGTCATCATTATTCAATTCGTTTTCACGCATCCTGAAACGTGCCGGTCTTCCATCAATGCCGATCCACTCTCTGAGGCACACCCATGCTGTGTTACTCCTAGAGGCAGGCAATGATATGAAGTATGTACAAGAACGATTGGGACACGGTAGCATGAGAATTACTGCGGACGTCTATTCCCACGTTTCCAAAAAGATTGAAGAGAGCAGTATGGAGAAGTATGAGGCCCACATGAAATCCATCCTCGAATAG
- the glnA gene encoding type I glutamate--ammonia ligase, translating into MSFSKEDILRIAKDENVRFIRLQFTDLLGTIKNVEIPVSQLEKALDNKMMFDGSSIEGYVRIEESDMYLYPDLSTWVIFPWVTDSRVARLICDVYMPDGTPFAGDPRGILKRCLQEAEEMGYTAMNVGPEPEFFLFKTDERGNPTTELNDQGGYFDLAPMDLGENCRREIVLTLEEMGFEIEASHHEVASGQHEIDFKYADAIKAADQIQTFKLVVKTVARQHGLHATFMPKPLFGMNGSGMHAHQSLFKGNENVFYDESDTLGLSKTARYYMAGILKHARAFAAITNPTVNSYKRLVPGYEAPCYVAWSASNRSPMIRIPASRGLSTRIEVRNPDPAANPYLALAVMLKAGLDGIKRQLDLPAPIDRNIYVMSEEERIEEGIPSLPSDLKEALGEMIRSHVITEALGEHALAHFYELKEIEWDIYRTQVHEWERDQYMTLY; encoded by the coding sequence GTGAGCTTCTCAAAAGAGGATATCCTGCGTATCGCTAAGGATGAAAATGTCCGTTTTATTCGTCTGCAGTTTACCGATTTGCTCGGTACGATTAAGAATGTTGAGATTCCTGTCAGCCAGCTGGAAAAAGCGCTGGACAACAAAATGATGTTCGATGGTTCTTCCATCGAAGGTTATGTGCGGATTGAAGAATCTGACATGTACCTTTACCCTGATCTGAGCACATGGGTTATTTTCCCTTGGGTAACGGACAGCCGGGTAGCACGTCTGATTTGCGATGTGTACATGCCTGACGGAACACCTTTTGCCGGTGACCCGCGCGGCATTCTGAAACGCTGTCTGCAGGAAGCCGAGGAAATGGGCTACACGGCGATGAATGTTGGACCAGAGCCGGAATTCTTCCTGTTTAAAACAGACGAAAGAGGCAATCCGACAACGGAATTAAATGATCAGGGTGGATATTTTGATTTGGCGCCGATGGATCTTGGGGAGAACTGCCGCCGTGAAATCGTACTGACTCTGGAGGAAATGGGCTTCGAAATCGAAGCATCTCACCATGAAGTTGCTTCCGGCCAGCATGAGATTGATTTTAAATATGCTGACGCCATCAAGGCTGCCGACCAAATTCAAACCTTTAAGCTTGTCGTGAAGACGGTTGCCCGCCAGCACGGCCTGCATGCTACTTTTATGCCTAAACCTCTTTTTGGTATGAACGGATCCGGTATGCACGCACACCAATCCTTGTTCAAAGGCAACGAGAATGTGTTCTATGACGAAAGTGACACTCTTGGTCTGAGTAAAACTGCGCGGTACTACATGGCAGGCATTCTTAAGCACGCACGTGCTTTTGCAGCCATCACTAACCCTACAGTGAACTCGTACAAACGTCTTGTGCCTGGTTATGAGGCGCCTTGCTACGTGGCTTGGTCCGCCAGCAACCGAAGCCCAATGATCCGTATCCCGGCATCCAGAGGGCTCAGCACACGTATCGAAGTCCGTAACCCGGATCCTGCGGCTAACCCTTACCTGGCACTTGCTGTCATGTTGAAGGCAGGTCTGGACGGCATCAAACGCCAGCTTGATCTTCCTGCTCCTATCGACCGCAACATCTATGTGATGTCCGAAGAAGAGCGGATCGAAGAAGGCATTCCAAGCTTGCCGTCCGATCTGAAGGAAGCGCTGGGCGAAATGATCCGCAGTCATGTCATTACCGAAGCCCTCGGTGAACATGCCTTGGCTCACTTCTACGAACTGAAGGAAATTGAATGGGATATCTACCGCACCCAAGTCCACGAATGGGAAAGAGATCAGTACATGACTCTTTACTAG
- a CDS encoding MerR family transcriptional regulator — protein MGDEIRRNMALFPIGIVMKLTDLSARQIRYYEQHSLIVPARTSGNQRLFSFNDVERLLEIKALIEKGVNIAGIKQVMNPVSKESEEATVITPDTEVRRRELSDSQLHRLLKQELVSGKRPGQVSLIQGELSRFFNK, from the coding sequence ATGGGTGATGAAATCCGCAGAAATATGGCATTATTTCCTATAGGAATCGTAATGAAGCTAACTGATCTATCGGCAAGACAAATTCGTTATTATGAGCAGCACAGTCTGATTGTGCCCGCGCGCACATCCGGCAACCAGCGTTTGTTCTCATTTAATGATGTGGAACGCCTACTGGAAATCAAGGCATTGATTGAGAAGGGAGTTAATATTGCCGGCATCAAGCAGGTAATGAATCCCGTCTCGAAGGAATCCGAAGAAGCTACAGTCATTACCCCTGACACAGAGGTTAGACGTAGAGAGCTGTCTGATTCACAGCTGCACCGTTTACTGAAGCAGGAACTGGTTTCCGGTAAAAGACCGGGACAAGTGTCTCTTATTCAAGGCGAGCTATCCCGGTTTTTTAATAAATAA
- a CDS encoding aminotransferase class I/II-fold pyridoxal phosphate-dependent enzyme, whose product MAVFAEDILQAAEAAEQEIESAVKSLDRIVDHNQWKVIEAFQRQQVSDFHFAGSTGYAYNDRGREVLDLVYAEVFGAEAALVRPHFASGTHTISTALFGVLRPGDELLYITGRPYDTLHKVVGKPGDGTGSLADFGIGYRETALTAEGKIDWAEVALAVNDKTKVIGIQRSRGYDWRSSFTVAEIGEMVEKVKSLKPDVIVFVDNCYGEFTEKLEPPQVGADLVAGSLIKNPGGGIAETGGYILGKQELVELAAYRLTAPGIGGEVGAMLGTTRGLYQGLFMAPHTVGQAVKGSIFAAAVFQRCGFTTKPGWNEPRTDLIQAVSFDGPEHLIAFVQGIQRAAAVDSHVVPEPWDMPGYEHPVIMAAGTFIQGGSLELSADAPIRAPYIGYMQGGLTYSHVKYGVLMALQSMRDRKLL is encoded by the coding sequence ATGGCAGTTTTTGCGGAGGATATTTTACAGGCGGCAGAGGCCGCAGAGCAGGAGATTGAAAGTGCAGTGAAATCGCTTGACCGGATTGTGGATCATAATCAGTGGAAGGTTATTGAAGCTTTCCAGCGTCAGCAGGTAAGTGATTTTCATTTTGCCGGCTCCACCGGGTATGCCTACAATGACCGGGGCAGGGAGGTGCTGGATCTTGTCTATGCCGAGGTGTTCGGAGCGGAAGCGGCGCTGGTACGTCCGCATTTTGCTTCAGGCACACATACGATTTCAACAGCGCTTTTTGGCGTGCTGCGTCCCGGAGATGAACTGCTGTACATCACTGGAAGACCTTATGATACGCTGCACAAGGTGGTCGGCAAACCGGGTGACGGCACAGGCTCATTGGCTGATTTCGGCATTGGCTACCGCGAAACAGCTTTGACTGCTGAAGGGAAGATCGATTGGGCAGAGGTTGCTCTTGCTGTTAATGACAAGACCAAGGTCATCGGCATTCAGCGCTCGCGCGGCTATGATTGGCGTTCGTCCTTCACGGTCGCTGAAATTGGTGAAATGGTGGAAAAAGTCAAATCCCTGAAACCGGATGTCATCGTTTTTGTGGATAACTGCTATGGCGAATTTACCGAAAAGCTTGAGCCGCCACAGGTAGGCGCGGATCTGGTAGCAGGCTCGCTGATCAAAAATCCCGGCGGCGGAATCGCTGAAACCGGCGGCTACATCCTCGGGAAGCAGGAACTTGTGGAACTTGCGGCTTACCGGCTTACAGCGCCTGGCATCGGTGGTGAAGTAGGCGCCATGCTGGGAACAACGCGCGGCCTCTACCAGGGGCTGTTCATGGCCCCGCATACGGTAGGGCAGGCAGTCAAAGGCAGCATCTTTGCCGCTGCCGTCTTCCAGCGCTGCGGGTTTACGACTAAGCCGGGCTGGAACGAGCCGCGAACGGATCTGATCCAGGCCGTGTCTTTTGACGGACCAGAGCACCTGATCGCATTTGTCCAGGGAATCCAGCGCGCCGCAGCCGTGGACAGCCATGTCGTTCCCGAGCCGTGGGATATGCCGGGTTACGAGCATCCTGTCATCATGGCGGCAGGAACCTTCATCCAGGGCGGCAGCTTGGAGTTATCTGCGGACGCCCCGATCCGTGCACCCTATATCGGCTATATGCAAGGCGGATTAACCTATTCCCACGTGAAATATGGAGTATTGATGGCGCTGCAGAGCATGAGAGACCGTAAATTGCTATAG
- the hflX gene encoding GTPase HflX: MAITTHDTETEIQDRAILVSLVTDKIKRTGIDPELSLQELVQLAETAGVEVLDVLRQNKETPDSKWFIGKGKVEELRMAADGLGANTAIFDQELSGAQVRNLEEALDLKIIDRTQLILDIFAGRAKTREGIIQVELAQLSYLLPRLSGHGKNLSRLGGGIGTRGPGESKLETDRRHIRDRITELKRQLDEVVKTRELHRERRRKSGAVQVALVGYTNAGKSTLLKQLTDADVYIENQLFATLDPTSRVLQLPAGKEVVLTDTVGFIQNLPHDLVASFRATLEEVNEANLVLHVVDASSPMREEQMEVVQSILQELGAAGKPQIVLFNKSDICRPEQLQMLPSGPGFLKISAFNPDDLTRITEMIADELAGDTLTFRIPGDRGDLSSLLYRVGEVLEQNVDDNDVLYQVRLNKEDYGKWSYKLSEYVEQE; the protein is encoded by the coding sequence ATGGCAATCACCACCCACGATACCGAAACAGAAATACAGGACCGGGCTATTCTGGTCAGTCTGGTTACAGACAAAATCAAACGCACCGGCATTGATCCCGAGCTGTCGCTGCAGGAACTGGTCCAGCTTGCCGAGACAGCCGGCGTTGAAGTGCTGGATGTTCTCCGCCAGAACAAGGAAACCCCGGATTCCAAGTGGTTCATTGGCAAAGGAAAGGTAGAGGAGCTGCGGATGGCCGCTGACGGACTCGGGGCCAATACGGCTATCTTCGACCAGGAGCTCTCGGGTGCACAGGTACGGAACCTGGAGGAGGCGCTGGACCTGAAGATTATTGACCGTACCCAGCTGATTCTGGATATTTTCGCAGGCCGGGCCAAAACGCGGGAGGGCATTATTCAGGTGGAGCTGGCACAGCTGTCCTATCTGCTGCCGCGCTTATCCGGCCATGGCAAAAATCTGTCCCGGCTTGGCGGGGGAATCGGAACCAGAGGTCCGGGGGAGAGCAAGCTGGAAACCGACCGCCGGCATATCCGTGACCGGATCACCGAACTGAAACGCCAGCTGGACGAAGTGGTCAAAACGCGTGAGCTGCACCGGGAACGCCGGCGCAAGAGCGGCGCGGTTCAGGTTGCGCTGGTCGGATATACCAATGCCGGCAAGTCAACGCTGCTTAAGCAGCTTACAGATGCCGATGTTTATATTGAGAACCAGCTGTTCGCGACCCTCGATCCTACCTCGCGTGTGCTGCAGCTGCCCGCAGGCAAAGAAGTCGTCCTGACTGATACTGTAGGATTTATACAGAATCTGCCTCATGATCTGGTAGCCTCGTTCCGTGCAACGCTTGAAGAGGTCAATGAGGCCAATCTGGTGCTGCATGTGGTGGATGCTTCTTCTCCGATGAGGGAGGAGCAGATGGAGGTTGTGCAGTCCATTCTGCAGGAGCTTGGGGCGGCAGGGAAACCGCAAATCGTACTTTTTAACAAAAGTGATATTTGCCGGCCTGAGCAGCTGCAGATGCTGCCTTCGGGACCAGGATTTTTGAAAATTAGCGCTTTTAACCCGGACGATTTGACCCGGATCACTGAAATGATTGCCGACGAGCTGGCTGGAGATACACTGACCTTTCGTATTCCCGGTGACCGTGGAGATCTTTCTTCACTGCTTTACCGTGTGGGAGAGGTGCTGGAACAGAATGTGGATGACAATGACGTTTTATATCAAGTGCGTCTGAACAAAGAGGATTATGGAAAATGGAGCTACAAGCTGTCGGAATATGTGGAGCAGGAATAG